The Paenibacillus sp. YPG26 genome includes a window with the following:
- the argR gene encoding transcriptional regulator ArgR: MKGQRHIKIREIITGQEIETQDELVEALREAGYQVTQATVSRDIKELLLIKVPMDDGRYKYSLPVDQRANPVQKLRRYLVDSFVHIDYTGNLVVMKCLPGTANSVAVLIDNMEWPEILGTICGDDTILIICRTEEYSKSIINQIMSFIP, from the coding sequence ATGAAAGGCCAAAGACATATCAAGATACGTGAAATTATTACCGGACAGGAAATTGAAACCCAGGATGAACTCGTAGAAGCTCTGCGTGAGGCGGGTTATCAGGTGACTCAGGCCACGGTATCCAGGGATATAAAGGAGCTTCTGCTCATTAAAGTTCCAATGGACGATGGCAGGTACAAGTATTCACTTCCGGTCGATCAAAGGGCTAATCCGGTACAGAAGCTGAGGCGCTATCTGGTTGACAGCTTTGTACATATTGATTATACAGGGAACCTGGTTGTGATGAAGTGTCTGCCGGGAACCGCGAATTCCGTAGCTGTACTGATTGATAATATGGAGTGGCCAGAGATACTGGGCACAATCTGCGGAGACGATACGATATTGATCATCTGCCGAACGGAAGAGTACAGCAAGTCCATTATTAATCAAATTATGAGTTTTATTCCTTAA
- the spoIVB gene encoding SpoIVB peptidase: MNPNLRKRMLGLLFTFFFCFLGSAAAGEVSNPLMPNELRLVEGELARIESALPVLAQVSVDRPDVVQLGGDAKSSAGDVSFGKGKPLLLSSQSAGEAHLRMKLFGQIPLKTVKVNVIPDLKVIPGGQTIGVKLKSSGILVVGHHLVSMSGNSKQSPGEKAGLQLGDRITHMNGIELKDVKDVASIVEQAGQQKQPLEVTYKRGEHVYRTTLSPVFDEQDKTWRLGLYIRDSAAGVGTLTFYAPEQGVYGALGHVITDMNTQTPIVVGSGQIVESSVTSISKSENGEPGEKRAHFIKEGRVLGNIEQNTDFGIFGKMSTNPEHSLYGDPIPVGFAEHVKEGPAEILTVVSGQKVERYSIEIVHVSSQNAPQTKGMVIRITDPRLVNKTGGIVQGMSGSPIIQNGKLIGAVTHVFVNDPKSGYGCFIEWMLQDAGVMINNSGQAKNLKAS, translated from the coding sequence TTGAACCCGAACCTCAGGAAGAGAATGCTCGGCCTTTTATTTACTTTTTTCTTTTGTTTCTTAGGTTCGGCAGCAGCAGGAGAGGTCAGCAATCCACTCATGCCGAACGAGCTTAGATTAGTCGAGGGCGAGCTTGCCCGTATAGAATCAGCCCTTCCGGTTCTGGCACAAGTCAGTGTAGACCGGCCGGATGTGGTACAGCTTGGCGGTGATGCTAAGTCGTCCGCGGGTGATGTTTCTTTTGGTAAAGGAAAGCCGCTGCTGCTTAGTTCCCAATCCGCAGGAGAGGCTCATCTCCGTATGAAATTATTCGGTCAAATTCCTCTTAAGACAGTCAAAGTCAATGTTATTCCCGATCTCAAGGTTATCCCGGGTGGACAGACCATTGGTGTTAAGCTGAAATCGTCTGGTATTTTGGTTGTAGGACACCATTTGGTCAGCATGTCCGGTAACTCCAAGCAATCCCCAGGAGAAAAGGCAGGACTTCAGCTCGGCGACCGCATTACGCACATGAATGGCATCGAGCTCAAGGATGTGAAGGATGTTGCCTCAATTGTTGAACAGGCAGGCCAGCAGAAGCAGCCGCTTGAAGTGACTTATAAGCGCGGAGAGCACGTCTACAGAACCACATTGTCTCCTGTCTTTGACGAGCAGGACAAGACGTGGCGTCTGGGGCTTTATATTCGCGATTCGGCTGCGGGCGTGGGTACCCTTACTTTTTATGCTCCAGAGCAAGGGGTCTATGGGGCTTTGGGTCATGTAATCACTGATATGAATACCCAGACACCTATTGTGGTTGGCAGTGGCCAAATTGTTGAATCAAGCGTTACTTCAATCTCCAAGAGCGAGAACGGAGAACCCGGGGAGAAAAGGGCGCATTTTATCAAAGAGGGCCGTGTCCTAGGAAATATTGAGCAGAATACCGACTTTGGCATATTCGGCAAGATGTCCACGAATCCGGAGCATAGCCTCTATGGTGATCCTATTCCTGTCGGTTTTGCTGAGCATGTGAAAGAAGGCCCTGCCGAAATCCTGACTGTCGTAAGCGGACAAAAAGTGGAAAGATACAGCATCGAAATCGTCCATGTCTCATCTCAAAATGCACCACAAACCAAAGGGATGGTCATTCGGATTACGGATCCAAGATTAGTGAACAAGACCGGCGGAATTGTCCAGGGAATGAGCGGGAGCCCAATCATTCAGAACGGCAAGTTGATTGGTGCAGTAACCCATGTCTTTGTGAATGATCCCAAATCGGGATATGGCTGCTTTATTGAATGGATGCTGCAGGATGCTGGTGTCATGATCAACAATTCAGGGCAAGCGAAAAATCTTAAGGCGAGCTAA
- the spo0A gene encoding sporulation transcription factor Spo0A produces MQNIEVLLADDNREFTNLLAEYISGQEDMTISGIAYNGEEALQMIENGSKIPDVLILDIIMPHLDGLGVLERLRDMNLSPQPKVIMLTAFGQENITQRAVQLGASYYILKPFDMEVLAQRIRQLVGIPSQSLGSQSSTSSSSLFKSNVVPMAKGKNLDANITSIIHEIGVPAHIKGYQYLREAITMVYNNIEILGAITKTLYPAIAEKFKTTPSRVERAIRHAIEVAWTRGNIDSISHLFGYTINISKSKPTNSEFIAMVADKLRIEHKVS; encoded by the coding sequence TTGCAAAACATTGAGGTATTGTTGGCTGACGATAATCGGGAATTTACGAATTTACTGGCGGAGTACATTTCAGGACAGGAAGATATGACCATCTCGGGTATTGCATACAACGGAGAAGAAGCTCTTCAGATGATCGAGAACGGCTCCAAGATTCCTGATGTTCTGATTCTTGATATTATTATGCCTCATCTGGACGGATTGGGCGTACTTGAACGCCTTCGTGATATGAATCTGTCTCCGCAGCCTAAGGTAATCATGCTAACGGCATTTGGACAAGAGAATATTACACAAAGAGCGGTGCAGCTCGGGGCTTCGTACTACATCCTCAAGCCTTTTGATATGGAAGTGCTTGCTCAACGAATTCGTCAGCTGGTCGGGATTCCATCGCAAAGTCTAGGCAGTCAAAGTTCAACTTCATCGTCCTCCTTGTTCAAATCCAATGTGGTTCCTATGGCTAAAGGGAAGAACCTGGATGCGAATATTACCTCGATCATACATGAAATTGGCGTACCTGCGCATATTAAAGGATATCAGTATTTGCGTGAAGCCATCACTATGGTGTACAACAATATAGAAATCTTGGGAGCAATCACCAAGACCCTGTATCCGGCTATTGCGGAGAAATTTAAGACAACCCCTTCACGGGTGGAGCGCGCAATCCGCCATGCTATTGAAGTAGCCTGGACCCGCGGGAACATTGATTCCATCAGTCACCTGTTCGGTTATACCATCAACATCAGCAAATCAAAGCCGACCAACAGTGAATTCATCGCCATGGTGGCAGATAAGCTGAGAATTGAGCATAAGGTTAGCTGA
- a CDS encoding GNAT family N-acetyltransferase, protein MSSRQERLIIRDAVPEDRASIEKLMVEAYGQYEQSMPEERWKPYIKSIRESVYTEGPAARIVAELNGEIVGSLLVFLSSEAAYGRPDLKIESPIIRLLATSPKARGRGIATQLISETVRRAKLWGADTIHLHTSDVMAPAIRLYEFLGFERAREKEMQNGDILVKCYRLQLQPIEA, encoded by the coding sequence ATGAGCAGCAGGCAAGAAAGATTAATAATCCGTGATGCTGTGCCTGAGGATCGGGCATCGATCGAGAAATTGATGGTAGAAGCTTACGGACAATATGAGCAGAGCATGCCGGAGGAACGGTGGAAGCCATATATCAAGTCAATTCGTGAATCTGTCTATACAGAAGGCCCGGCAGCGCGCATTGTAGCCGAGCTAAATGGGGAAATTGTGGGCAGTCTGCTTGTTTTCTTGTCCTCGGAAGCGGCGTATGGCCGTCCTGATCTCAAGATAGAATCTCCGATCATTCGTCTGCTCGCAACTTCTCCGAAGGCAAGGGGGAGAGGGATTGCCACCCAATTGATTAGTGAGACTGTACGCAGAGCTAAGCTGTGGGGCGCTGATACAATTCATCTGCATACGTCTGATGTCATGGCTCCCGCCATAAGATTATATGAGTTTCTAGGCTTTGAGCGTGCCAGGGAGAAGGAAATGCAGAATGGAGACATACTTGTGAAGTGCTATCGGCTTCAGCTGCAGCCTATTGAAGCTTAA
- a CDS encoding TlyA family RNA methyltransferase: MAGSKERIDVLLVEQGFFESREKAKAAIMAGLVYGDTERIEKAGTKIPRDTQLNVKGAIHPYVSRGGLKLAKAINTFGLDMSGRVMLDIGASTGGFTDCALQNGASYVYAIDVGYNQLDWSLRNDERVNVKERMNFRYMTPEDLDGPVPDFASIDVSFISLKLILPPLKSLLKRPADVAALIKPQFEAGRDKVPKTGVVRDAKVHQEVMEQVLTFAVEEGFGIKGLTFSPITGGEGNIEFLVHLRLDPDEQNEGDSKLNIPELARNVVEEASGTFNPQHK, from the coding sequence ATGGCTGGTTCTAAGGAACGGATAGATGTCCTGCTTGTGGAGCAAGGATTTTTTGAGAGCAGAGAGAAGGCGAAGGCAGCTATTATGGCCGGTCTGGTGTATGGGGATACGGAACGGATTGAGAAGGCCGGAACCAAGATTCCGCGTGACACCCAGCTTAACGTGAAAGGGGCTATACACCCCTACGTGAGCCGTGGAGGTCTTAAGCTTGCCAAGGCGATAAATACTTTTGGATTAGATATGAGCGGACGGGTTATGCTCGATATCGGCGCGTCAACGGGTGGGTTCACCGACTGTGCGCTTCAGAACGGAGCGTCTTATGTCTACGCGATAGATGTAGGTTACAATCAGCTGGATTGGTCGCTGCGTAATGACGAGAGGGTCAATGTCAAGGAACGCATGAACTTTAGGTATATGACCCCGGAAGATCTGGATGGCCCGGTGCCTGATTTCGCGAGTATTGATGTTTCTTTTATTTCCCTGAAATTAATTCTGCCTCCGCTTAAGAGTCTGCTGAAGCGGCCGGCTGATGTCGCTGCGCTGATTAAGCCTCAATTTGAAGCGGGCAGGGACAAGGTGCCAAAGACTGGAGTTGTCCGTGATGCCAAGGTACATCAGGAGGTGATGGAACAAGTGCTTACTTTTGCCGTAGAGGAAGGCTTTGGTATTAAGGGATTAACCTTCTCGCCTATCACCGGAGGGGAAGGTAATATCGAATTTCTGGTGCACCTTCGGCTTGATCCGGATGAGCAGAATGAGGGAGATTCTAAGTTGAATATACCGGAGCTTGCCCGCAACGTTGTAGAAGAAGCTTCGGGTACCTTTAACCCTCAACATAAATGA
- a CDS encoding class I SAM-dependent methyltransferase produces the protein MSRDEMSRDSKKMKLDLERIVFIGRTYSEYLAMFDLDESELAGRVILDCPAGACSLTAEGSSREYNISAADIAYQFGPDELESKGIQDLVHARERLEEARNEYVWDYYGSVEGHHKYREKALALSSEHRRQCPEKYIYAEFPKLPFADESFDLTLSAHFLFMYADRLSGQFHEESLLELMRITREEIRIFPLVDLSSNRYEELDSLIQLAASKGWLAEEMRTEYRFQRNADSYLKLTRQI, from the coding sequence ATGAGCAGAGATGAGATGAGCAGAGACAGTAAGAAAATGAAATTGGATTTGGAACGTATTGTATTCATAGGCCGGACGTATTCAGAGTACCTGGCGATGTTCGATCTGGATGAATCGGAGCTTGCGGGACGCGTTATCTTGGACTGCCCTGCAGGAGCATGCTCGTTGACAGCTGAAGGCAGCAGCCGGGAATACAACATCTCTGCCGCGGATATTGCTTATCAGTTCGGGCCCGATGAGCTTGAATCCAAGGGTATTCAGGATCTGGTCCACGCGAGGGAACGTCTGGAAGAGGCTCGTAATGAGTATGTATGGGATTATTATGGCAGTGTTGAAGGTCATCACAAGTATAGAGAAAAAGCGCTCGCACTCAGTTCTGAGCACCGGAGACAATGTCCGGAGAAGTATATATACGCTGAATTTCCCAAGCTTCCTTTTGCGGATGAATCTTTTGATCTTACCTTATCAGCCCATTTTCTATTCATGTATGCAGACCGGCTGAGCGGGCAATTTCATGAGGAATCCCTGCTGGAGCTTATGAGAATTACACGGGAAGAGATACGAATCTTCCCCCTGGTAGATCTGAGCAGCAACCGGTACGAAGAGCTGGATTCATTAATCCAGCTCGCTGCATCCAAAGGCTGGTTGGCAGAAGAAATGAGGACGGAGTATCGTTTTCAGAGGAATGCCGACAGTTATCTCAAGCTTACTAGGCAAATATAG
- a CDS encoding GH1 family beta-glucosidase has product MAKIHFPQDFIWGSATSSYQIEGAIGEDGRGESIWDVFSRTPGKVLNGDTGDGACDSYHRYNEDVALLKELGAKAYRFSVAWPRIFPQGDGEVNQAGLDYYHRLVDELLANGIEPMCTLYHWDLPQALQERGGWDSRDTINAFVRYAETMFKSFEGKISKWITFNEPWCISFLSNELGDHAPGNKDFQLALNVAHHILVAHGETVKSFRQLGIKGEIGFAPNTEWFEPFSQQEQDVEAAERRLEYFNNWFFDPVFKGIYPQRALNWYKSKGYEPPVLPGDLEIISQPIDFIGINYYTGGVGRHDPEAGILEFEPVSGGFDTTDFDWNIYPQGFLNVLQWVDREYGSIPIYITENGAYYESEASEDGKQHDPKRIAYLQKHLFQLSRAIESGINVKGYMLWSLMDNFEWAFGYTKPFGIVHVDFKTYTRTPKDSYYWYQNVIASHGFEV; this is encoded by the coding sequence ATGGCAAAAATACACTTTCCACAGGATTTCATCTGGGGATCTGCTACATCATCCTACCAAATAGAGGGAGCTATTGGAGAGGATGGCCGGGGAGAATCGATCTGGGATGTATTCTCACGGACACCGGGCAAAGTACTTAACGGGGACACGGGCGATGGGGCCTGCGACAGTTACCACCGCTACAACGAAGACGTGGCCTTGCTTAAAGAGCTGGGAGCCAAAGCCTACCGATTCTCCGTGGCTTGGCCGCGGATCTTCCCGCAAGGGGATGGAGAAGTCAACCAAGCGGGACTTGACTATTACCATCGGCTAGTCGATGAATTACTGGCCAATGGCATCGAGCCTATGTGCACTCTGTATCACTGGGATCTTCCCCAAGCTCTTCAAGAGCGCGGTGGATGGGATTCCCGTGATACAATTAACGCATTTGTCCGTTATGCGGAGACGATGTTCAAGTCCTTTGAGGGCAAGATTAGCAAATGGATCACATTTAACGAGCCTTGGTGCATCTCCTTCCTCTCCAATGAGTTAGGCGACCATGCCCCCGGGAACAAAGATTTCCAGCTTGCTCTGAACGTCGCCCATCATATCCTCGTTGCCCATGGGGAGACCGTGAAGTCCTTTAGACAATTAGGCATTAAAGGAGAGATTGGTTTTGCTCCGAACACGGAATGGTTTGAGCCCTTCAGCCAGCAAGAACAGGATGTTGAAGCCGCAGAGCGCCGTCTTGAGTACTTCAATAACTGGTTCTTCGATCCGGTATTCAAGGGAATCTACCCACAAAGAGCTCTGAACTGGTACAAATCCAAAGGATATGAACCTCCGGTTCTGCCTGGAGATTTGGAGATCATTAGCCAGCCCATTGATTTCATTGGGATTAACTATTATACCGGTGGTGTCGGCAGGCATGATCCTGAAGCAGGAATTCTGGAATTCGAGCCGGTATCCGGCGGGTTCGATACAACCGATTTCGATTGGAACATCTACCCTCAGGGCTTCTTGAATGTTCTTCAATGGGTAGACCGTGAATACGGCTCTATTCCGATCTATATCACTGAGAATGGCGCTTATTACGAGTCTGAAGCAAGTGAAGACGGCAAGCAGCATGATCCAAAGCGTATCGCTTACCTGCAAAAGCATCTTTTCCAGCTCTCACGAGCCATTGAATCAGGAATCAACGTTAAAGGATACATGCTGTGGTCCCTTATGGATAACTTCGAATGGGCATTCGGCTACACCAAGCCATTCGGCATCGTGCATGTCGACTTCAAGACCTATACACGGACGCCGAAAGACAGCTATTATTGGTACCAGAACGTGATTGCTTCCCATGGATTCGAAGTATAG
- a CDS encoding polyprenyl synthetase family protein: MEEINKLVTGGLQDFIPGEWVVPSSLHEAMRYSLMAGGKRIRPLLVIAAAESLGGSREAALPVACAVEMVHTYSLIHDDLPAMDNDDFRRGKPTNHKVFGEASAILAGDGLLTHAFYSIAQASRRYHVPAEQTLAIVEELSLYAGPKGMVGGQAADMEGEQGITSLDQLKYIHMHKTGDLIVFSLKAGGRIASASLEQLRALETFGRSIGLAFQIQDDILDLIGNEEKLGKKTQSDVVMNKVTYPYFIGLEESRAEVDRLTLLAKEAIGGGTIPHPDRLLQMADFLLNRDH, from the coding sequence ATGGAAGAAATCAACAAGCTGGTCACCGGTGGACTTCAAGACTTTATTCCAGGGGAGTGGGTTGTTCCCTCCTCTCTCCATGAAGCCATGCGTTATTCCTTAATGGCCGGAGGCAAACGCATTCGTCCACTGCTCGTCATTGCTGCGGCGGAGTCGCTGGGCGGGAGCCGTGAAGCGGCGCTGCCCGTCGCCTGCGCCGTAGAAATGGTACATACATATTCACTAATCCATGATGATCTACCGGCGATGGATAATGATGATTTCCGCAGAGGCAAGCCTACGAACCACAAGGTGTTCGGTGAGGCGTCAGCTATTCTTGCGGGTGACGGTCTTCTTACCCATGCCTTCTACAGCATTGCCCAGGCAAGCCGGAGATACCATGTTCCTGCTGAACAAACGTTGGCCATTGTAGAAGAGCTGTCTTTGTACGCAGGGCCCAAAGGTATGGTCGGCGGGCAGGCAGCGGATATGGAAGGTGAGCAGGGGATTACAAGTCTCGACCAGCTGAAATACATCCATATGCACAAGACAGGCGATCTCATCGTCTTCTCGTTGAAGGCCGGGGGCCGGATTGCTTCCGCTTCTCTGGAGCAGCTCAGGGCGTTGGAGACTTTTGGCCGAAGCATTGGACTGGCATTCCAGATTCAGGACGACATCCTGGACCTGATTGGCAATGAGGAAAAGCTGGGTAAGAAGACACAAAGCGATGTAGTGATGAATAAAGTGACATACCCATATTTTATTGGACTGGAGGAGTCGAGAGCTGAGGTGGACCGGCTTACCTTGCTTGCCAAGGAGGCGATCGGTGGTGGAACCATTCCCCATCCGGACCGTCTGCTTCAAATGGCCGACTTTCTGCTTAACCGCGATCATTAG
- the dxs gene encoding 1-deoxy-D-xylulose-5-phosphate synthase, which yields MLLSQIHEPNDLKKYSVDELDNIAQEIRDFLIQKLSATGGHLAPNLGVVELTLALHYCYNSPDDKFIFDVGHQAYVHKILTGRMEQFDTLRKYKGLSGFVKRNESEHDVWEAGHSSTSLSAAMGMALARDLKGGTNKVVAIIGDGALTGGMAFEAMNHIGHEKKNLMVILNDNEMSIAPNVGAMHNYLSKIRSDRTYLRAKDEVELLLKKIPAIGGKLAKTAANLKDSLKYMIMNGVLFEELGFTYLGPVDGHDLPKLIEVFKQADNVTGPVLVHVLTTKGKGYSPAEADSHKWHGISPYKIESGKVLKAVGNPMYTEVFGQTLIELAEQDSRIIAVTPAMPGGSGLLKFAEKFPDRMIDVGIAEQHAATMCAALAMEGMKPVYAVYSTFMQRAYDQIIHDICRHNANVMFAIDRAGFVGADGETHQGVYDIPFLRHIPNMVLMMPKDENELRHMMKTALEYNDGPIAYRYPRTNVPGVSMDVELVPIPIGTWEKVREGDGTAIIAVGTMVQVAEEAAEQLKREGIQAAVINARFIKPLDETMLLELAKTHAKMVVIEESTIAGGLGSAILEFYAQQGISGLDIRLMGVPDKFIEHGSIKEQCQEVGLTTEALIEQVQKLRNDHHFAFGKKTLPS from the coding sequence GTGCTGCTTTCACAAATTCATGAACCCAATGATTTAAAAAAATATTCTGTAGACGAGCTGGACAACATCGCCCAGGAAATACGCGATTTCCTGATTCAGAAGCTGTCCGCTACGGGTGGGCATCTTGCGCCGAATTTAGGTGTGGTAGAGCTCACGCTTGCCCTTCACTATTGTTATAACAGCCCTGACGACAAATTTATATTTGACGTTGGCCATCAGGCATATGTCCACAAGATCCTGACCGGACGAATGGAGCAGTTCGATACACTTCGCAAGTACAAAGGCTTGAGCGGATTTGTGAAGCGGAACGAAAGTGAGCATGATGTCTGGGAAGCCGGGCACAGCAGTACTTCTCTGTCGGCGGCAATGGGCATGGCCTTGGCAAGGGATCTCAAGGGCGGAACGAACAAGGTAGTCGCAATTATCGGAGATGGTGCCCTTACTGGGGGAATGGCATTTGAAGCCATGAATCACATCGGTCATGAGAAGAAGAATCTTATGGTTATACTGAACGATAATGAGATGTCGATCGCTCCGAATGTGGGTGCCATGCATAATTATTTGAGCAAAATCCGATCGGACCGGACCTATCTTCGGGCCAAGGACGAGGTGGAGCTTCTGCTTAAGAAGATTCCGGCCATTGGGGGCAAGCTGGCGAAGACGGCAGCCAATCTCAAGGATAGCCTGAAGTATATGATCATGAACGGTGTTCTGTTTGAAGAGCTTGGCTTCACCTATCTGGGACCCGTTGACGGACACGATCTTCCCAAGCTGATCGAAGTCTTTAAGCAGGCTGATAACGTGACAGGTCCTGTACTTGTGCATGTTCTGACTACGAAAGGCAAGGGGTATTCACCCGCTGAAGCGGATTCGCACAAGTGGCATGGCATCTCGCCTTACAAGATTGAATCGGGCAAGGTGCTGAAAGCTGTTGGAAATCCGATGTATACGGAAGTGTTCGGTCAGACACTGATTGAGCTTGCGGAGCAGGATTCCCGTATCATTGCTGTAACCCCAGCTATGCCGGGAGGATCGGGTCTTCTTAAATTCGCGGAGAAGTTCCCTGATCGGATGATCGATGTGGGCATCGCTGAACAGCATGCGGCAACCATGTGCGCAGCTCTGGCTATGGAAGGGATGAAGCCGGTGTACGCGGTGTATTCCACTTTTATGCAGAGAGCTTACGACCAAATCATCCATGATATTTGCCGTCACAATGCCAACGTGATGTTCGCCATTGACCGTGCCGGGTTTGTTGGCGCTGACGGGGAGACGCATCAGGGCGTGTATGATATTCCTTTTTTGCGCCATATTCCGAATATGGTTCTGATGATGCCCAAGGATGAGAACGAGCTGCGTCATATGATGAAGACCGCTCTCGAGTACAATGATGGGCCTATTGCTTATCGTTATCCTCGAACCAACGTGCCGGGAGTTTCTATGGATGTGGAATTGGTACCTATTCCAATCGGTACCTGGGAGAAAGTGCGGGAAGGTGATGGGACAGCCATCATAGCCGTCGGGACAATGGTCCAAGTTGCAGAGGAGGCGGCTGAGCAGCTGAAGCGTGAAGGTATCCAAGCAGCAGTGATCAATGCAAGATTTATTAAGCCGCTTGATGAGACTATGCTGCTTGAGCTTGCCAAGACCCACGCCAAGATGGTGGTCATTGAGGAGTCAACCATTGCGGGTGGCCTTGGAAGTGCCATTCTGGAATTCTATGCTCAGCAAGGCATTTCCGGTCTTGACATACGCTTGATGGGAGTTCCTGACAAGTTCATTGAGCATGGCAGTATTAAGGAACAGTGTCAAGAAGTGGGTCTCACAACCGAGGCCTTGATAGAACAAGTTCAAAAGCTGCGGAATGATCACCATTTCGCATTTGGTAAGAAGACGCTGCCTTCGTAG
- the recN gene encoding DNA repair protein RecN: MLVHLSIRNLAVVESVDVTFHRGFHVLTGETGAGKSIIIDALGFIAGGRGSADLIRYGCDKAEIEASFDLRGNHPAWSTLEGLGIHADPSEELIIRREISAQGKSISRINGQMVNLSMLREIGDQLINIHGQHEHQTLLRPERHLHLLDAFGSDILAPLKASYQATYSAFVKVEKEWNELQKSSQQTFQMLDMYRYQIEEIAAAKLKAGEDELLAEEKVKLSHSEKMMDSISGAYELLNGSHGLEAVAKAISRFEDIAGYDSKGIGPILEQLQSAYYQLEDASFALRNYRDGIEVNSGRLDEVQERLDFISTLKRKYGDSIERILAYYDQITQETDTLENKDEILERLSARREKLLTQLLEEGEALSQARQRCADDLAIQIEAELKDLQMGRTSLKVKFGRLEDPSGVEWRGQRIRVSRQGLDTAEFLISPNPGEPLRPLGKIASGGELSRMMLALKSIFARHDEVPVLIFDEVDTGVSGRAAQSIAEKLYKLSATCQVFSITHLPQVACMADNQYLIEKTVHDGRTMTQVEALTETGRVKELARMLGGVEITEKTLHHAQEMLGLARDQKAEVTCRSND, from the coding sequence ATGTTAGTTCACTTGTCAATTAGAAACCTGGCCGTAGTTGAATCGGTTGATGTTACATTCCATCGAGGCTTTCATGTTCTTACTGGGGAGACGGGTGCCGGCAAATCCATTATTATAGATGCTCTTGGCTTCATTGCGGGAGGACGGGGGTCAGCCGATCTGATCCGGTACGGTTGCGACAAGGCAGAGATTGAAGCCTCCTTTGATCTGCGGGGCAATCATCCTGCATGGAGTACGCTCGAAGGCTTGGGCATACATGCCGATCCGTCAGAGGAGCTTATCATTCGCAGGGAGATCAGTGCGCAGGGTAAGAGTATCTCCAGGATCAACGGTCAAATGGTGAATTTGAGCATGCTCAGAGAGATTGGCGACCAACTGATCAACATTCATGGTCAGCATGAGCACCAGACGCTGCTTCGTCCAGAGCGGCATCTCCATTTGCTGGATGCATTTGGATCCGACATTCTGGCCCCGCTAAAGGCAAGTTATCAAGCGACCTATTCCGCGTTTGTTAAGGTGGAGAAGGAATGGAATGAGCTCCAGAAATCCAGTCAGCAGACATTCCAGATGCTGGATATGTACCGTTACCAGATTGAGGAGATCGCAGCCGCCAAACTAAAAGCCGGAGAAGATGAATTACTTGCGGAAGAAAAGGTCAAGCTATCCCATAGTGAGAAAATGATGGATTCCATCTCGGGTGCCTATGAGCTGCTCAACGGTTCACATGGGCTTGAAGCTGTAGCCAAAGCCATATCCAGGTTCGAGGATATTGCCGGTTATGATTCCAAGGGAATCGGGCCGATCCTGGAACAGCTGCAATCCGCTTATTATCAGCTGGAAGATGCCTCATTTGCTCTGCGGAATTACCGGGATGGCATTGAGGTTAACTCTGGCCGGCTGGACGAGGTACAAGAAAGGCTGGATTTCATTTCGACCTTGAAGCGCAAATATGGGGACAGTATTGAGCGAATCCTTGCCTATTATGATCAGATCACACAGGAGACCGACACGCTGGAGAACAAGGATGAAATTCTGGAGAGACTGAGTGCCCGCAGGGAGAAGCTGCTTACCCAGCTTCTTGAAGAAGGGGAGGCATTAAGTCAGGCACGGCAGCGGTGCGCCGACGACTTGGCCATTCAGATCGAAGCTGAGCTGAAGGATCTGCAGATGGGCCGTACCTCCCTCAAAGTTAAATTTGGCCGGCTTGAGGATCCATCGGGAGTGGAGTGGAGAGGTCAGCGTATCCGCGTAAGCCGGCAGGGCCTGGATACGGCCGAGTTCTTGATCTCACCAAATCCAGGCGAGCCGCTAAGGCCGCTTGGCAAGATTGCTTCTGGTGGTGAGCTGTCCAGGATGATGCTTGCCTTGAAGAGCATTTTTGCAAGACATGATGAAGTGCCGGTTCTAATATTTGACGAAGTGGATACGGGAGTTAGCGGCCGGGCAGCCCAGTCCATAGCAGAGAAGCTGTACAAGCTGTCAGCAACCTGTCAGGTGTTCTCAATCACACACCTTCCTCAGGTAGCCTGTATGGCTGACAATCAGTATCTTATTGAGAAGACGGTTCATGACGGCCGTACCATGACTCAAGTGGAGGCTTTGACGGAGACAGGCCGGGTGAAGGAGCTTGCCCGTATGCTCGGCGGGGTTGAAATTACGGAGAAGACCCTGCATCATGCCCAGGAAATGCTCGGGTTGGCAAGGGATCAGAAGGCTGAGGTTACTTGCCGGAGTAATGATTGA